A window of Photobacterium toruni genomic DNA:
AATCGCTTAAAACTAATCACTTTTGGTTACACTGCTTACGGGTGTTTTTTGCGGTTATTGGTATTCAATTATGGTTATGGGCATTAGCCTACCCTGTTCCTATTTGGCAAGGTATTGCATTGCTAATGATTTCCCCTTTGTTTGCCACTATTGGCTCTGGGTTAATTCTAAAAGAAACAGTCGGTAAGGCGCGTTGGCTGGCAACCTTAGGTGGTTTTGTTGGCGCGATGATCATCTTAGAACCATGGTCTGAAGATTTTAACATTGCAACATTGTTACCGGTGGGAGCGGCCTTTTTCTGGGCGGCGTATTCATTGATGGTGAAGAAGCAATCTCGCCATGAATCACCAACAACAATTGTAATGTACCTACTTATTTTAATGACGCCATTTAACCTTATTCTAGCTGCCCCTGATTTTACGATGCCAACAGTGAGCTTTAGCTGGTGGTTATTACTTCTTGCAGGTTTATTAACTGGACTGGCACAATGGGCAATTGCAAAGGCTTATGCTGTGGCTGATGCTTCTTTTGTACAACCGTTTGACCATGCAAAATTACCACTTAACGTATTAGGTGGTTGGTTAGTCTTTGGCTGGACACCACCGGGTAGATTATGGCTGGGGGCTGGAATTATTATTCTCTCGGTTGCCTTTATTACCCATTGGGAAAACCGAAAAAAATAACTGTTTAAACCGCTTATGATAAGCGGTTTTTTTTTACTTTATGTTTTTATAGTCTCTTATTTCCCATTAAATTCCCGCACAAAGCAAACGATTGCGTAAACATAAAAATAAGGTATTATTAGCGACAGATTTCACCTTTAAATGATAAATCGTAAGGAATTTCAATGTTTGGTACAGCTACTTGTTCTGATGCAACCCGTGTATTACTGCTTGGCTCTGGTGAGCTTGGTAAAGAAGTTGCTATTGAGTGTCAGCGTCTTGGGCTTGAAGTAATTGCTGTTGATCGTTATGAGAATGCCCCAGCAATGCAGGTTGCCCATCGTAGCCATGTGATTGATATGTTAGATGGTGATGCACTTAAACGTATTATTGCCCTTGAAAAACCTCATTTTGTTGTGCCTGAAATTGAAGCAATTGCAACTGATACCCTTGTTGAACTGGAAGGCCAAGGTGTCAATATTGTACCAACTGCTAACGCGACTAAACTAACTATGAACCGTGAAGGTATTCGTCGCCTAGCCGCTGAAGCCTTAGCCATTCCAACCTCCCCTTAC
This region includes:
- a CDS encoding DMT family transporter — its product is MSQTHNPLRGAAWMLTAGLAFAVVNSLAQYLSIKMHVPSTSVALIQYFIALIAMLPWLRTLGIRQSLKTNHFWLHCLRVFFAVIGIQLWLWALAYPVPIWQGIALLMISPLFATIGSGLILKETVGKARWLATLGGFVGAMIILEPWSEDFNIATLLPVGAAFFWAAYSLMVKKQSRHESPTTIVMYLLILMTPFNLILAAPDFTMPTVSFSWWLLLLAGLLTGLAQWAIAKAYAVADASFVQPFDHAKLPLNVLGGWLVFGWTPPGRLWLGAGIIILSVAFITHWENRKK